One Magnetospirillum sp. WYHS-4 genomic region harbors:
- a CDS encoding NapC/NirT family cytochrome c: MISRLWNWFWSPSSKAWGGIFAVGGIAGIIFWGGFNTFMEYTNTLGFCVSCHEMDQLVYQEYKKTVHYKNRTGVRVTCADCHVPKEWVPKLARKIQASNEVYHKILGSVNTKEKFEAKRLQLAKNVWNSMKASDSHECRNCHSFEAMDLEKQEKKAASRHSKGVEAGKTCIDCHKGIAHSLPAGMEE, encoded by the coding sequence GTGATATCGCGTCTGTGGAACTGGTTTTGGTCGCCCAGCAGCAAGGCTTGGGGCGGCATCTTCGCGGTCGGCGGCATCGCCGGCATCATTTTCTGGGGTGGCTTCAACACCTTCATGGAATATACGAACACGCTGGGCTTTTGCGTCTCGTGCCACGAGATGGATCAGCTGGTGTACCAGGAGTACAAGAAGACCGTCCATTACAAGAACCGCACGGGCGTGCGGGTGACCTGCGCGGACTGCCACGTACCCAAGGAATGGGTGCCCAAGCTGGCTCGCAAGATACAGGCCTCCAACGAGGTCTATCACAAGATCCTGGGTTCGGTGAACACCAAGGAGAAGTTCGAGGCCAAGCGCCTGCAGCTGGCCAAGAACGTCTGGAATTCCATGAAGGCCAGCGACTCGCACGAGTGCCGCAACTGCCACTCTTTCGAGGCCATGGACCTGGAAAAGCAGGAAAAGAAGGCGGCCAGCCGCCATTCCAAGGGCGTCGAGGCGGGCAAGACCTGTATCGACTGCCACAAGGGCATCGCCCACAGCCTGCCGGCGGGCATGGAAGAATAG